Proteins co-encoded in one Actinomadura luteofluorescens genomic window:
- the treZ gene encoding malto-oligosyltrehalose trehalohydrolase encodes MSARFEVWAPAAVRVDVEAGGARYAMEARPSGSGSSGWWEAEVADASHGTGYGFVLDEADEVLPDPRSPWQPEGVHGQSRVYDHGRFAWTDQQWHGRPLAGSVLYEMHVGTFTAEGTFDAAIERLDHLAALGIDAVELLPVASFPGRHGWGYDGVHLWAPHEPYGGPDGLKRFVDAAHSRGLAVVLDVVYNHLGPDGNRLGSYGPYFTSAHATPWGDAVNFDQEGSDEVRAFVVQNALMWLRDYHLDGLRLDAVHAITDHGAEHLLEEMGRAVSALSAHLGRELFLIAESDLNDPRLVTSREAGGYGLDAQWSDDFHHALHAALTGERQGYYCDFGSLETLKKAFTKAFVHDGTMSTYRGRHHGRPVNVGETPAHRFLGFLQNHDQVGNRAAGDRIGALLPSPGLLKVGAALLLLAPFTPMLFMGEEWGAATPWCYFTDHQDPELARAVSEGRRREFSRHGWSGEVPDPQAVDTFRRSVLDWAEPDRPPHADLLAWHRDLIALRRSRPELNDPRLTATAVETREETGDQADDVAARWLTVRRGSVCVAANLGDRPVLVPVPGQGEAAPGLLLASDPAIRLDPVGLGDSGRASVVLPGASVAVLDLAGPPALRG; translated from the coding sequence GTGAGCGCCCGTTTCGAGGTGTGGGCTCCGGCCGCCGTCCGCGTTGACGTCGAGGCGGGCGGCGCCCGGTACGCCATGGAGGCACGGCCGTCCGGATCGGGGTCTTCTGGATGGTGGGAGGCCGAGGTCGCGGACGCCTCCCACGGGACCGGCTACGGGTTCGTCCTGGACGAGGCCGACGAAGTGCTGCCCGACCCGCGTTCGCCCTGGCAGCCCGAGGGCGTCCACGGTCAGAGCCGCGTCTACGACCACGGACGGTTCGCCTGGACCGACCAGCAGTGGCACGGCCGCCCGCTCGCCGGCAGCGTCCTGTACGAGATGCACGTGGGCACGTTCACGGCCGAGGGCACGTTCGACGCGGCGATCGAGCGTCTCGACCATCTGGCGGCGCTCGGCATAGACGCCGTGGAGCTGCTTCCGGTCGCCTCTTTCCCCGGCCGGCACGGCTGGGGCTACGACGGTGTCCACCTTTGGGCTCCGCACGAGCCCTACGGCGGCCCGGACGGCCTGAAGCGTTTCGTGGACGCCGCCCATTCGCGCGGTCTGGCCGTCGTCCTGGACGTGGTCTACAACCACCTCGGGCCTGACGGGAATCGCCTCGGAAGCTACGGCCCGTACTTCACCAGCGCCCATGCCACCCCCTGGGGCGACGCGGTGAACTTCGACCAGGAAGGCTCGGACGAGGTCCGCGCGTTCGTCGTCCAGAACGCGCTGATGTGGTTGCGCGACTACCACCTCGACGGGCTGCGCCTCGATGCCGTCCATGCCATCACCGACCACGGCGCGGAACACCTCTTGGAAGAGATGGGACGCGCCGTGTCGGCGCTTTCGGCTCACCTTGGCCGGGAACTGTTCCTCATCGCCGAATCGGACCTGAACGACCCGCGCCTGGTGACGTCCAGAGAGGCGGGCGGGTACGGCCTGGACGCCCAGTGGAGCGACGACTTCCACCACGCCCTGCATGCCGCGCTCACCGGTGAGAGGCAGGGCTACTACTGCGACTTCGGCTCCCTGGAAACGCTGAAGAAGGCCTTCACCAAGGCATTCGTGCACGACGGGACCATGTCGACCTACAGGGGGCGGCATCACGGCCGTCCGGTGAATGTCGGGGAGACGCCCGCGCACAGATTCCTGGGTTTCCTGCAGAACCATGACCAGGTGGGCAACCGTGCGGCGGGCGACCGCATCGGTGCCCTTCTGCCGTCTCCCGGTCTGCTCAAAGTCGGCGCGGCCCTGCTCCTGCTCGCGCCATTCACGCCCATGCTCTTCATGGGCGAGGAATGGGGCGCGGCGACTCCGTGGTGCTACTTCACCGACCACCAGGACCCGGAACTGGCGCGCGCGGTCAGCGAGGGACGCCGGCGCGAGTTCTCCCGGCACGGCTGGAGCGGCGAGGTCCCCGATCCACAGGCTGTGGACACGTTCCGGCGATCCGTCCTCGACTGGGCCGAACCGGACCGGCCGCCGCACGCCGACCTGCTCGCATGGCATCGCGACCTGATCGCGCTGCGCCGCTCCCGGCCCGAACTGAACGATCCCCGGCTGACCGCGACGGCGGTCGAGACCCGCGAGGAAACGGGCGACCAGGCGGACGACGTCGCGGCGCGGTGGCTGACCGTGCGGCGCGGCTCGGTGTGCGTGGCGGCGAACCTCGGTGACCGGCCCGTCCTGGTTCCGGTGCCCGGTCAGGGCGAGGCCGCGCCGGGGCTGCTGCTCGCGTCGGATCCGGCGATTCGCCTTGACCCGGTCGGCCTCGGCGATTCCGGAAGGGCTTCGGTGGTGCTGCCGGGCGCCTCGGTCGCGGTCCTCGATCTGGCCGGGCCCCCTGCACTGCGGGGATGA
- the treY gene encoding malto-oligosyltrehalose synthase: protein MDDDTRPAAGTRMGGAPADGGMQAEPVPEEPLPVAEPPEETVSEDHRPERAETSERVDRGVPEEDALAAPPTGTYRLQLRGTPEGHFGFAEAAALAPYLAALGVSHVYLSPVLQAAPGSTHGYDVVDHSRLSEELGGPEAFGAMVTRFRAHGLRVLVDVVPNHMAIPEPAGLNLPFADVLAEGPRSRFARWFDIDWEAGGGRIVPPGEGEPNYRRFFDISGLIGLRQEDAEVFERTHALLLSLVRDGLVDGLRVDHPDGLADPRGYLRWLAEAAPDRWLLVEKITEGEERLPPDWPCAGTTGYDALGMIGGLFLDPAGEKPLTDYYVALTGNPASFEEVERDARAHAASHSLRPEVERLQRVLERVVGERRPGLERALVELLVAMPVYRAYVVPGEDAPQQAVDVVNEAARRARAHLPEEMHGDLDIVVDLALGRGERTDAEFIVRFQQTTSPLAAKGVEDTAFYRWNRMAVLNEVGGAPGRFSVAQEDFHSFCIRLARDWPLTMTTLSTHDTKREEDVRAWLAVLSELPTEWAESVDRWRNWGSGTSPLEPDLEYLFWQTLVGAWPLTIGRLEEFLTKAMREAKTRTSWAEQDPAYEEAVLDYARGVLADPDLVTDMTSFVAKLTPHARVNTLGQKLVQLAMPGVPDIYQGCEMTGLSLVDPDNRRPVDYGRRREHLFRLDTGRQPKEVDDEKLLLTSRALRLRRAHPEWFGPGSRHEPVAARGPAAEHVVGFARGEAVALATRLPVGLERRGGWKGTRVDVRRQGWRDVLTGCTHMGPILDASRVFEHLPVALLVPREIDR from the coding sequence ATGGACGACGACACCCGGCCGGCCGCCGGCACGCGGATGGGCGGCGCGCCGGCGGACGGCGGCATGCAGGCCGAGCCCGTCCCAGAGGAACCGCTCCCCGTCGCCGAACCCCCTGAGGAAACCGTGTCCGAGGACCACAGGCCCGAACGGGCGGAGACATCCGAACGCGTGGACAGGGGCGTCCCGGAGGAGGACGCCCTCGCCGCGCCGCCGACCGGCACCTACCGCCTCCAGCTCCGCGGGACGCCCGAGGGGCACTTCGGGTTCGCCGAGGCGGCGGCGCTGGCCCCCTACCTGGCGGCACTCGGCGTGTCGCACGTCTACCTGTCGCCGGTCCTGCAGGCCGCGCCGGGCTCCACGCACGGCTACGACGTCGTCGACCACTCCCGGCTGTCGGAGGAGCTGGGCGGGCCCGAGGCGTTCGGCGCCATGGTGACCCGGTTCCGGGCGCACGGGCTGCGGGTGCTGGTGGACGTCGTCCCGAACCACATGGCGATCCCGGAGCCCGCCGGGCTGAACCTGCCGTTCGCGGACGTCCTGGCGGAGGGGCCGCGGTCGCGGTTCGCCCGGTGGTTCGACATCGACTGGGAGGCGGGCGGCGGGCGGATCGTGCCGCCCGGCGAGGGCGAGCCCAACTACCGGCGCTTCTTCGACATCTCCGGCCTGATCGGGCTGCGGCAGGAGGACGCGGAGGTCTTCGAGCGCACGCATGCGCTGCTGCTGAGCCTGGTCCGGGACGGCCTGGTGGACGGATTGCGCGTCGACCATCCCGACGGGCTCGCCGATCCGCGCGGCTACCTGCGGTGGCTCGCCGAGGCCGCCCCGGACCGCTGGCTGCTCGTCGAGAAGATCACCGAGGGGGAGGAGCGGCTGCCGCCGGACTGGCCGTGCGCGGGCACCACCGGCTACGACGCGCTCGGCATGATCGGCGGACTGTTCCTCGATCCCGCCGGGGAGAAGCCGCTGACCGACTACTACGTGGCGCTCACGGGCAACCCGGCCTCCTTCGAGGAGGTCGAGCGCGACGCCCGGGCGCACGCCGCCTCGCACAGCCTCAGGCCCGAGGTCGAGCGGCTCCAGCGCGTCCTCGAACGGGTCGTGGGCGAGCGCCGTCCGGGCCTGGAGCGGGCGCTGGTCGAACTGCTGGTCGCCATGCCCGTCTACCGCGCCTACGTCGTACCAGGCGAGGACGCCCCGCAGCAGGCCGTGGACGTCGTGAACGAGGCCGCCCGCCGTGCGCGGGCGCATCTGCCAGAGGAGATGCACGGCGACCTCGACATCGTCGTGGATCTGGCCCTCGGACGCGGTGAGCGCACCGACGCCGAGTTCATCGTGCGGTTCCAGCAGACGACGTCCCCGCTCGCCGCCAAGGGCGTGGAGGACACGGCCTTCTACCGGTGGAACCGCATGGCCGTGCTGAACGAGGTCGGCGGTGCGCCAGGGCGGTTCAGCGTCGCCCAGGAGGACTTCCACTCGTTCTGCATCCGGCTCGCCCGCGACTGGCCGTTGACGATGACGACGCTCTCCACGCACGACACCAAGCGTGAAGAGGACGTGCGCGCCTGGCTGGCGGTTCTGTCGGAGCTGCCCACCGAGTGGGCCGAATCCGTGGATCGGTGGCGGAACTGGGGTTCCGGCACATCGCCCCTAGAGCCGGACCTGGAATACCTGTTCTGGCAGACGTTGGTCGGTGCGTGGCCGCTCACCATCGGACGGCTGGAGGAGTTCCTCACCAAGGCGATGCGCGAGGCCAAGACGCGCACTTCCTGGGCCGAACAGGACCCCGCCTACGAGGAGGCCGTCCTGGACTACGCGCGGGGCGTCCTGGCCGACCCGGACCTCGTGACCGACATGACGTCGTTCGTCGCGAAGCTGACCCCGCACGCGCGCGTGAACACGCTCGGGCAGAAGCTCGTCCAGCTGGCGATGCCAGGCGTCCCGGACATCTACCAGGGCTGCGAGATGACGGGCCTGTCGCTGGTCGACCCCGACAACCGGCGGCCGGTCGACTACGGGCGGCGCCGCGAGCACCTGTTCCGGCTCGACACCGGGCGGCAGCCGAAGGAAGTGGACGACGAGAAGCTCCTGCTCACGTCCAGGGCGCTGCGGCTGCGCCGCGCCCATCCGGAGTGGTTCGGTCCAGGCTCCCGGCACGAGCCCGTCGCCGCGCGCGGGCCCGCCGCCGAGCACGTCGTGGGGTTCGCCCGAGGGGAGGCCGTCGCGCTCGCCACCCGGCTCCCCGTGGGCCTGGAGCGCCGCGGCGGCTGGAAGGGGACGCGCGTGGACGTCCGCCGCCAGGGCTGGAGGGACGTCCTGACCGGTTGCACGCACATGGGCCCGATCCTTGACGCCTCGCGCGTGTTCGAGCACCTTCCCGTCGCGCTGCTCGTCCCCCGGGAGATCGATCGGTGA
- the glgX gene encoding glycogen debranching protein GlgX — translation MAQVWPGDAYPLGARFDGAGTNFAVFSEVAEKVELCLFDGPAGEGEETRLTLPEVDAFVWHGYLPGVMPGRRYGYRVHGPYDPPRGLRCNPAKLLLDPYAQAVEGQVDWDEACFGYNFGDPWSRNDADSARHTMRSVVVSPYFDWGDDRPPRTPYHETVIYEAHVKGLTARHPDIPPAMRGTYAALGHPVITDHLRSIGVTAVELMPVHQFVHDDALTSRGLRNYWGYNTIGFFAPHNEYSSSGHRGEQVLEFKAMVKSLHEAGIEVILDVVYNHTAEGNHLGPTLSFRGIDNASYYRLTEDDSRYYMDTTGTGNSLLMRSPHVLQLIMDSLRFWVTEMHVDGFRFDLAATLARELHAVDRLSAFFDLVQQDPVVSQVKLIAEPWDVGEGGYQVGNFPPLWTEWNGQYRDTVRDYWRGQPGTLPDFASRLTGSSDLYADDGRRPIASINFVTCHDGFTLHDLVSYDGKHNDANGEGNRDGTDDNRSWNCGHEGATDDLDIISLRERQKRNFLTTLFLSQGVPMLLHGDEIGRTQGGNNNAYCQDTELSWVDWTGLRDDTFFDERGPLLDFVRRLSALRTEHPVFRRRRFFSGGDESSVRSRAGARPEDLPDLVWFTPGGAEMTGRDWSAGFNKSLTVFLNGDAIGEPDRRGRQVRDASFLLLVNAHDGDLAFALPPVLYGQMWIKVLDTADPLLAEEESPVVKSRENVPVAARSIQVMRRV, via the coding sequence TTGGCTCAGGTTTGGCCGGGTGACGCCTACCCCCTGGGGGCCCGGTTCGACGGCGCGGGCACGAACTTCGCCGTCTTCTCCGAGGTGGCGGAGAAGGTGGAGCTGTGCCTGTTCGACGGTCCGGCGGGCGAAGGTGAGGAGACGCGGCTGACGCTGCCGGAGGTCGACGCCTTCGTATGGCACGGCTACCTTCCGGGGGTCATGCCGGGACGCCGGTACGGGTACCGGGTGCACGGGCCCTACGATCCGCCGCGCGGCCTGCGCTGCAACCCCGCGAAGCTGCTGCTCGACCCGTACGCGCAGGCCGTCGAGGGGCAGGTCGACTGGGACGAGGCGTGCTTCGGGTACAACTTCGGCGACCCATGGTCGCGCAACGACGCCGACTCGGCGCGCCACACGATGCGGTCGGTGGTGGTCAGCCCGTACTTCGACTGGGGGGACGACCGCCCGCCCCGCACCCCCTACCACGAGACGGTGATCTACGAGGCGCACGTCAAGGGGCTCACCGCCCGGCATCCGGACATCCCGCCGGCGATGCGCGGCACGTACGCGGCGCTCGGCCACCCCGTGATCACCGATCATCTGCGCTCGATCGGGGTGACGGCGGTCGAGCTGATGCCCGTCCACCAGTTCGTCCACGACGACGCGCTGACGAGCCGCGGGCTGCGCAACTACTGGGGCTACAACACCATCGGCTTCTTCGCGCCGCACAACGAGTACTCCTCGTCCGGGCACCGCGGCGAGCAGGTGCTGGAGTTCAAGGCGATGGTGAAGTCGCTGCACGAGGCCGGGATCGAGGTGATCCTCGACGTCGTCTACAACCACACCGCCGAGGGCAACCACCTCGGGCCGACGCTGTCGTTCCGCGGCATCGACAACGCCTCGTACTACCGGCTCACCGAGGACGACTCCCGCTACTACATGGACACCACGGGCACCGGCAACAGCCTGCTGATGCGCAGCCCCCACGTCCTGCAGCTGATCATGGACTCGCTGCGGTTCTGGGTGACCGAGATGCACGTGGACGGGTTCCGCTTCGACCTCGCCGCGACGCTGGCCCGCGAGCTGCACGCGGTGGACCGGCTCTCGGCGTTCTTCGACCTCGTCCAGCAGGACCCGGTGGTCTCGCAGGTCAAGCTGATCGCCGAGCCGTGGGACGTGGGCGAGGGCGGCTACCAGGTCGGCAACTTCCCGCCGCTGTGGACGGAATGGAACGGCCAGTACCGGGACACGGTCCGCGACTACTGGCGCGGGCAGCCGGGCACGCTGCCCGACTTCGCCTCCCGGCTGACGGGCTCGTCGGACCTGTACGCCGACGACGGCCGCCGCCCCATCGCCTCGATCAACTTCGTGACCTGCCACGACGGTTTCACGCTGCACGACCTCGTCTCCTACGACGGCAAGCACAACGACGCCAACGGGGAGGGGAACCGGGACGGCACCGACGACAACCGGTCGTGGAACTGCGGCCATGAGGGCGCGACGGACGACCTGGACATCATCTCGCTGCGCGAGCGGCAGAAGCGCAACTTCCTGACCACGCTGTTCCTGTCGCAGGGCGTGCCGATGCTGCTGCACGGCGACGAGATCGGCCGGACGCAGGGAGGCAACAACAACGCCTACTGCCAGGACACCGAGCTGTCCTGGGTCGACTGGACGGGCCTGCGCGACGACACGTTCTTCGACGAGCGCGGCCCGCTGCTCGACTTCGTCCGGCGGCTGTCCGCGCTGCGCACCGAGCATCCGGTGTTCCGGCGGCGCCGCTTCTTCAGCGGCGGCGACGAGAGCTCCGTCCGCTCCCGCGCGGGGGCGAGGCCCGAGGACCTGCCCGACCTCGTCTGGTTCACGCCCGGCGGGGCGGAGATGACCGGCCGGGACTGGTCCGCCGGCTTCAACAAGTCGCTGACCGTGTTCCTGAACGGCGACGCGATCGGCGAACCGGACCGGCGCGGGCGGCAGGTCAGGGACGCCTCGTTCCTGCTGCTCGTCAACGCCCACGACGGGGACCTGGCGTTCGCGCTTCCGCCCGTGCTGTACGGGCAGATGTGGATAAAGGTGCTCGACACCGCAGACCCGCTGCTCGCCGAGGAGGAGTCGCCCGTCGTGAAGTCCCGCGAGAACGTGCCGGTCGCCGCCCGTTCCATCCAGGTCATGCGCCGGGTCTGA